A stretch of Anaeromyxobacter dehalogenans 2CP-1 DNA encodes these proteins:
- the flgG gene encoding flagellar basal-body rod protein FlgG: MLRSLYTAATGMEAQQLRMDVIANNLANTGTTGFKRQRAEFEDLLSETIHGAEAPDPRGGTAPAALQVGLGVRTGSTVRNFGQGELLTTGNALDLAIEGDGFFRVQRPDGSLAYTRAGNFRVDAAGRLVTARGEVVDPEITFPPETTRVTVDADGTVRAQVAGREAPQELGRLELCTFPNPGGLEAAGGNLLLQTAASGEAVDARPGEQGAGTLAQGFLEGANVKAVEEMIDMIATQRAYELNSRVVQTADQMLQRLTSLR; this comes from the coding sequence GTGCTCCGCTCGCTCTACACCGCCGCCACCGGAATGGAAGCCCAGCAGCTCCGGATGGACGTCATCGCCAACAACCTCGCCAACACCGGCACCACCGGGTTCAAGCGCCAGCGGGCCGAGTTCGAGGACCTGCTCTCCGAGACGATCCACGGCGCCGAGGCGCCCGACCCGCGGGGCGGCACCGCGCCGGCGGCGCTGCAGGTCGGGCTGGGCGTGCGCACCGGCTCGACGGTCCGCAACTTCGGCCAGGGCGAGCTGCTCACCACCGGCAACGCGCTCGACCTCGCCATCGAGGGCGACGGCTTCTTCCGCGTGCAGCGCCCGGACGGCTCGCTCGCGTACACGCGCGCCGGCAACTTCCGGGTGGACGCGGCCGGCCGGCTGGTCACCGCCCGCGGCGAGGTGGTGGACCCGGAGATCACCTTCCCGCCCGAGACCACCCGCGTGACGGTGGACGCCGACGGCACGGTGCGCGCGCAGGTCGCGGGGCGCGAGGCGCCGCAGGAGCTGGGCCGGCTCGAGCTCTGCACGTTCCCGAACCCGGGCGGCCTGGAGGCGGCGGGCGGGAACCTGCTCCTGCAGACGGCCGCGAGCGGCGAGGCGGTGGACGCCCGCCCCGGCGAGCAGGGCGCGGGCACGCTCGCGCAGGGCTTCCTCGAGGGCGCCAACGTGAAGGCCGTCGAGGAGATGATCGACATGATCGCCACCCAGCGCGCCTACGAGCTCAACTCGCGCGTGGTCCAGACCGCGGACCAGATGCTGCAGCGCCTCACCTCGCTGCGCTGA
- a CDS encoding flagellar basal body L-ring protein FlgH: MNPLTRVALAVAAFAALVLALSACGPAHVAGHVPKRRDYAVPDAAGQEAQVASAGSTWREGRAASMLYTDARALRENDLVVVRIEEIADAKRSADTDLTRRSELNASIEAFLTSLDTPYALKGGATTGFKGLGSTARTERLTATVPAVVRKVLPNGNLFIEGHRVVLVNAEEQHFYISGVVRPIDIDQENGVKSSMVADAEIEFTGRGVLSDNQRQGWLSRLLGWFWPF; the protein is encoded by the coding sequence GTGAACCCGCTCACCCGCGTCGCCCTCGCCGTGGCGGCCTTCGCCGCGCTGGTCCTCGCGCTCTCCGCCTGCGGGCCGGCCCACGTGGCCGGCCACGTCCCGAAGCGCCGCGACTACGCCGTGCCGGACGCCGCCGGGCAGGAGGCGCAGGTCGCATCCGCCGGCTCCACCTGGCGCGAGGGGCGCGCCGCGTCCATGCTCTACACCGACGCCCGCGCGCTCCGCGAGAACGACCTGGTGGTCGTGCGCATCGAGGAGATCGCGGACGCGAAGCGCTCCGCCGACACCGACCTCACCCGGCGCAGCGAGCTGAACGCGTCCATCGAGGCGTTCCTCACCTCGCTCGACACGCCCTACGCGCTGAAGGGCGGCGCGACCACCGGGTTCAAGGGCCTCGGCTCCACCGCGCGCACGGAGCGGCTCACCGCCACGGTGCCGGCGGTCGTCCGCAAGGTGCTGCCCAACGGCAACCTGTTCATCGAGGGGCACCGGGTGGTGCTGGTGAACGCGGAGGAGCAGCACTTCTACATCTCCGGCGTGGTCCGGCCGATCGACATCGACCAGGAGAACGGCGTGAAGTCCTCCATGGTCGCCGACGCCGAGATCGAGTTCACCGGCCGCGGCGTGCTCTCCGACAACCAGCGCCAGGGCTGGCTCTCCCGCCTCCTCGGCTGGTTCTGGCCGTTCTGA